The following coding sequences lie in one Peromyscus maniculatus bairdii isolate BWxNUB_F1_BW_parent chromosome 3, HU_Pman_BW_mat_3.1, whole genome shotgun sequence genomic window:
- the LOC143272300 gene encoding heterogeneous nuclear ribonucleoprotein A1-like — protein MSKSESPKQPEQLRKLFIGGLSFETTDESLGSHFEQWGTLTDCVVMRDPNTKRCRGFGFVTYATVEEVDAAMNARPHKVDGRVVEPKRAVSREDSQRPGAHLTVKKIFVGGIKEDTEEHHLRDCFEQYGKIEVIEIMTDRGSGKKRGFAFVTFDDHDSVDKIVIQKYHTVNGHNCEVRKALSKQEMASASSSQRGRNGSGNFGGGRGGGFGGNDNFGRGGNFSGRGGFGGSRGGGGYGGSGDGYNGFGNDGSNFGGGGSYNDFGNYNNQSSNFGPMKGGNFGGRSSGPYGGGGQYFAKPRSQGGYGGSSSSSSSSSSSFGSGRRF, from the coding sequence ATGTCCAAGTCAGAGTCTCCCAAACAGCCGGAACAGCTGCGGAAGCTCTTCATTGGAGGGCTGAGCTTCGAAACAACCGACGAGAGCCTGGGGAGCCATTTTGAGCAATGGGGAACACTCACGGACTGCGTGGTAATGAGAGATCCAAACACCAAGCGATGCAGGGGCTTTGGGTTTGTCACATACGCCACTGTGGAGGAAGTGGATGCCGCTATGAATGCAAGACCACACAAGGTGGATGGAAGAGTTGTGGAACCTAAGAGAGCCGTGTCGAGAGAAGATTCTCAGAGACCGGGTGCCCACTTAACTGTGAAAAAGATCTTTGTTGGCGGTATTAAAGAAGACACTGAAGAACATCACCTGCGAGATTGTTTTGAGCAGTATGGGAAGATCGAAGTGATTGAGATCATGACTGACAGAGGCAGTGGAAAAAAGAGAGGGTTTGCTTTTGTCACATTTGATGACCACGACTCTGTGGACAAGATTGTTATTCAGAAATACCATACTGTGAATGGCCACAACTGTGAAGTCAGAAAAGCCCTGTCAAAGCAGGAGATGGCTAGTGCTTCATCCAGCCAAAGAGGTCGAAATGGTTCCGGAAACTTTGGTGGTGGTCGTGGAGGCGGTTTTGGTGGCAATGACAATTTTGGTCGAGGGGGGAACTTCAGTGGTCGTGGTGGCTTCGGTGGCAgccgtggtggtggtggatatGGTGGCAGTGGGGATGGCTATAATGGATTTGGTAATGATGGAAGCAATTTTGGAGGTGGTGGAAGCTACAATGATTTTGGCAATTATAACAATCAGTCTTCAAATTTTGGACCAATGAAGGGAGGaaactttggaggcagaagttCTGGCCCTTATGGTGGTGGTGGCCAGTACTTTGCTAAACCACGAAGCCAAGGTGGCTATGGTggttccagcagcagcagcagcagcagcagcagcagcttcggCAGTGGCAGGAGGTTCTAA
- the LOC102906189 gene encoding olfactory receptor-like protein OLF3, with product MEQDNQTWVHEFILLGLSRDWGTQVSLFVLFLLMYLVTVLGNFLIILLIRLDSRLHTPMYFFLTNLSFVDVSYATSIVPQLLAHFLATYKAIPFLSCAAQLFFSLGLGGIEFLLLAVMAYDRYVAVCDPLRYSVIMHSGLCMRLVITSWVSGSINSLVHTSITFQLPMCTNKYIDHISCEILAVVRLACVDTSSNETVIMVSSIVLLMTPFFLVLLSYIQIISTILKIQSTDGRRKAFHTCASHLTVVTLCYGTTIFTYIQPHSNPSVLQEKLISLFYAVLMPMLNPMIYSLRNKEVKGAWQKLLGKFSGFTSKLTS from the coding sequence ATGGAACAGGACAACCAGACGTGGGTCCATGAATTCATCCTCCTTGGTCTTTCCAGAGACTGGGGCACTCAAGTCTCcctctttgttttattcttgctGATGTACCTGGTAACAGTGCTGGGGAACTTCCTCATCATTCTTCTAATCAGACTGGACAGCCGACTCCACACTCCCATGTATTTCTTTCTCACCAACCTGTCATTTGTGGATGTGTCTTATGCCACAAGCATAGTCCCCCAGCTGCTGGCTCATTTTCTTGCCACATACAAAGCAATTCCATTTCTGAGCTGTGCAGCCCAGTTATTTTTTTCCCTGGGCTTAGGAGGGATTGAGTTCCTTCTGCTGGcagtgatggcctatgaccgctatgtggcagTGTGTGACCCTCTGAGGTACTCAGTCATCATGCATTCAGGGCTGTGTATGAGGCTGGTCATCACATCTTGGGTCAGTGGCTCCATCAACTCTCTTGTGCATACCTCCATCACCTTTCAGCTGCCCATGTGCACAAATAAGTATATTGATcacatttcctgtgaaattttaGCTGTGGTCAGACTGGCATGTGtagacacttcctccaatgagactGTGATTATGGTTTCTAGCATTGTCTTGCTTATGACACCTTTCTTCCTGGTTCTCTTGTCCTACATCCAGATCATCTCCACCATTCTAAAAATCCAGTCCACagatggaaggaggaaagccTTCCACACTTGTGCCTCCCACCTCACTGTAGTAACACTATGCTATGGTACCACCATTTTCACCTACATCCAGCCCCACTCCAACCCATCTGTCCTTCAGGAGAAgttaatttctcttttttatgcTGTATTGATGCCCATGCTGAACCCCATGATTTATAGTCTAAGGAATAAGGAAGTAAAAGGGGCTTGGCAGAAACTGTTAGGGAAATTCTCTGGGTTCACATCGAAACTGACAAGTTGA